In Pseudomonas sp. R76, one genomic interval encodes:
- a CDS encoding LysE/ArgO family amino acid transporter yields MWQSYVNGLLVALGLIMAIGTQNAFVLAQSLRREHHLPVAALCIVCDAILVAAGVFGLATVLAQNPLLLAIARWGGAAFLLWYGTLALRRAFSRQSLEQGEHLKVRSLRAVLLSALAVTLLNPHVYLDTVLLIGSLGAQQTEPGAYVAGAASASFLWFATLALGAAWLAPWLTRPATWRLLDFLVAAMMFSVAYQLISA; encoded by the coding sequence ATGTGGCAAAGCTATGTGAACGGCCTGTTGGTGGCCCTCGGCCTGATCATGGCGATCGGCACCCAGAATGCTTTTGTGCTGGCGCAAAGCCTGCGACGTGAACACCATTTGCCCGTGGCGGCGCTGTGCATCGTGTGTGATGCAATTTTGGTGGCGGCCGGGGTGTTCGGCCTGGCCACGGTGCTGGCACAGAACCCACTGCTGCTGGCGATTGCGCGCTGGGGCGGCGCGGCGTTCCTGTTGTGGTACGGCACCTTGGCGCTGCGCCGGGCGTTTTCCAGGCAGAGCCTGGAACAAGGCGAACACCTCAAGGTACGCTCCTTGCGCGCCGTGCTGCTCAGTGCCCTGGCGGTGACGCTGCTCAATCCGCATGTCTATCTGGATACCGTGCTGCTGATTGGCTCATTGGGCGCTCAACAAACCGAACCCGGCGCCTATGTGGCCGGTGCCGCCAGCGCCTCGTTCCTGTGGTTTGCCACGTTGGCACTCGGCGCCGCGTGGTTGGCACCCTGGTTGACGCGCCCGGCGACCTGGCGGCTGCTGGACTTCCTGGTGGCGGCGATGATGTTCAGCGTGGCCTACCAATTGATCAGTGCGTGA
- a CDS encoding ACT domain-containing protein → MAGETALATLLRSMSPQLNDGDYVFCTLPDNRIPDGCDVIGSFREQEGLTLILERQQAEQAGLAFDYVAAWITLNVHSALEAVGLTAAFASALGKAGISCNVIAGYYHDHLFVGRNDAERAMDVLRQLAANAE, encoded by the coding sequence ATGGCTGGCGAAACCGCCCTGGCAACCCTGCTGCGCAGCATGAGCCCGCAGTTGAATGACGGCGATTATGTGTTCTGCACACTGCCCGACAATCGTATCCCCGACGGTTGCGACGTCATCGGCAGCTTTCGCGAACAGGAAGGGCTGACGCTGATTCTCGAGCGTCAGCAGGCGGAGCAAGCGGGGCTGGCCTTTGACTACGTCGCCGCGTGGATCACCTTGAATGTGCATTCGGCCCTGGAAGCCGTGGGCCTGACTGCGGCGTTCGCCAGTGCCCTGGGCAAAGCCGGTATCAGTTGCAACGTGATCGCCGGCTACTACCACGACCACTTGTTTGTCGGCCGCAACGATGCCGAGCGGGCCATGGATGTATTGCGTCAACTGGCCGCAAACGCGGAGTAA
- a CDS encoding putative bifunctional diguanylate cyclase/phosphodiesterase, with translation MKLELKNSLSVKLLRVVLLSALIVGVALSAAQIVFDAYNTRQAVAGDAQRILDMFRDPSTQAVYSLDREMGMQVIEGLFQDDAVRMASIGHPNETMLAEKSRDLQQSPTRWLTDLILGQERTFTTSLVGKGPYSEYYGDLSITLDTANYGKGFLVSSVIIFISGVLRALAMGLVLYLVYHWLLTKPLSRIIEHLTSINPDRPSEHKIPQLKGHERNELGLWINTANQLLESIERNTHLRHEAESSLLRMAQYDFLTGLPNRQKLQEQLDKILIDAGRRQRRVAVLCVGLDDFKSVNEQFTYQAGDKLLLALADRLRAHSGRLGALARLGGDQFALVQADIDQPYEAAELAQSILDDLEAEFALEHEQIRLRATIGITLFPEDGDSTEKLLQKAEQTMTLAKSRSRNRYQFYIASVDSEMRRRRELEKDLRDALSRDQFHLVYQPQISYRDHRVVGVEALIRWQHPEHGLVPPDLFIPLAEQNGTIIPIGEWVLDQACRQLREWHDLGFTTLRMAVNLSTVQLHHTELPRVVNNLMQIYRLPPRSLELEVTETGLMEDISTAAQHLLSLRRSGALIAIDDFGTGYSSLSYLKSLPLDKIKIDKSFVQDLLDDDDDATIVRAIIQLGKSLGMQVIAEGVETAEQEAYIISEGCHEGQGYHYSKPLPARELAAFLKQSERNNAAIL, from the coding sequence TTGAAGCTGGAACTCAAAAACAGCTTGTCGGTGAAGTTGCTACGGGTTGTGCTGCTGTCGGCATTGATCGTGGGCGTGGCGCTGAGCGCGGCGCAGATTGTTTTCGATGCCTACAACACACGCCAGGCTGTGGCCGGTGATGCCCAACGCATCCTCGACATGTTTCGCGACCCCTCGACCCAGGCTGTCTACAGCCTTGACCGCGAGATGGGTATGCAGGTGATCGAAGGCCTGTTTCAGGACGACGCCGTGCGCATGGCCTCCATCGGCCACCCCAACGAAACCATGCTCGCGGAAAAAAGCCGCGACTTGCAGCAATCCCCGACCCGCTGGTTGACCGACCTGATTCTGGGTCAGGAACGCACCTTCACCACATCGTTGGTCGGCAAAGGCCCGTACAGCGAGTACTACGGCGACCTGAGCATCACCCTCGACACGGCCAACTATGGCAAAGGCTTTCTGGTCAGCTCGGTGATCATCTTTATTTCCGGCGTGCTGCGCGCCCTGGCCATGGGCCTGGTGTTGTACCTGGTCTATCACTGGCTGCTGACCAAGCCGTTGTCGCGGATCATCGAGCACCTGACGTCGATCAATCCGGACCGGCCCAGTGAACACAAGATCCCCCAGCTCAAAGGCCACGAACGCAACGAGTTGGGGCTGTGGATCAACACCGCCAACCAGTTGCTCGAATCCATCGAACGCAATACGCACTTGCGGCACGAGGCCGAATCCAGCCTGCTGCGCATGGCCCAGTACGACTTTCTCACCGGCCTGCCCAACCGCCAGAAATTGCAGGAACAGCTGGACAAGATCCTCATCGACGCCGGCCGCCGACAGCGCCGAGTCGCGGTGTTGTGCGTAGGCCTGGATGACTTCAAAAGCGTCAACGAACAGTTCACTTATCAGGCCGGCGACAAACTGCTGCTGGCCCTGGCCGACCGTTTGCGCGCCCACAGCGGCCGCCTCGGCGCCCTGGCCCGGCTGGGCGGCGATCAGTTTGCGCTGGTGCAGGCCGACATCGACCAGCCTTACGAAGCCGCCGAATTGGCACAAAGCATTCTTGATGACCTGGAAGCCGAATTCGCCCTTGAACACGAGCAGATTCGCCTGCGCGCCACCATCGGCATCACGCTCTTCCCGGAAGACGGCGACAGCACCGAGAAGCTGCTGCAAAAAGCCGAACAGACCATGACCCTGGCCAAGAGCCGCTCGCGCAACCGCTATCAGTTCTATATCGCCAGCGTCGACAGTGAAATGCGTCGGCGCCGCGAACTGGAAAAAGACCTGCGCGATGCCCTCAGCCGTGACCAGTTTCACCTGGTCTACCAACCGCAGATCAGCTATCGCGACCATCGCGTGGTCGGTGTGGAAGCGCTGATCCGCTGGCAGCACCCGGAGCACGGCCTGGTGCCGCCCGACTTGTTTATCCCGTTGGCGGAACAGAACGGCACGATTATTCCGATTGGCGAATGGGTGCTGGACCAGGCCTGCCGGCAACTGCGCGAATGGCATGACCTGGGCTTCACCACCTTGCGCATGGCGGTCAACCTGTCGACCGTGCAACTGCACCACACCGAGTTGCCGCGCGTGGTCAACAACCTGATGCAGATTTACCGCCTGCCGCCGCGCAGCCTTGAATTGGAAGTGACTGAGACCGGCCTGATGGAAGACATCAGCACCGCCGCCCAGCATTTGCTGAGCCTGCGGCGTTCCGGGGCGTTGATCGCGATTGATGATTTCGGCACCGGCTATTCGTCCTTGAGCTATTTGAAAAGCCTGCCGCTGGACAAGATCAAGATCGACAAGAGCTTCGTCCAGGACCTGCTCGATGACGACGACGATGCAACCATCGTGCGCGCCATCATCCAACTGGGCAAAAGCCTGGGCATGCAAGTGATCGCCGAGGGCGTGGAAACCGCCGAGCAGGAGGCCTACATCATTTCCGAAGGCTGCCACGAGGGCCAAGGCTACCACTACAGCAAACCGCTGCCGGCCCGGGAACTGGCGGCGTTTTTGAAACAGTCCGAGCGCAATAACGCGGCGATTCTCTGA
- a CDS encoding superoxide dismutase, with the protein MAFELPPLPYAHDALQPHISKETLEYHHDKHHNTYVVNLNNLVPGTEFEGKTLEEIVKSSSGGIFNNAAQVWNHTFYWNCLAPNAGGQPTGALAEAINAAFGSFDKFKEEFTKTSVGTFGSGWGWLVKKADGSLALASTIGAGNPLTSGDTPLLTCDVWEHAYYIDYRNVRPKYVEAFWNLVNWKFVAEQFEGKTFTA; encoded by the coding sequence ATGGCTTTCGAATTGCCGCCGCTGCCCTACGCACACGATGCCCTGCAGCCGCACATTTCCAAGGAAACCTTGGAATACCACCACGACAAGCACCACAACACCTATGTCGTGAACCTGAACAACCTGGTGCCAGGCACCGAGTTCGAAGGCAAGACCCTGGAAGAAATCGTCAAGTCTTCTTCGGGCGGCATCTTCAACAACGCCGCTCAGGTCTGGAACCACACCTTCTACTGGAACTGCCTGGCGCCAAACGCCGGCGGCCAACCTACCGGCGCACTGGCTGAGGCCATCAACGCTGCGTTCGGTTCGTTCGACAAGTTCAAGGAAGAGTTCACCAAGACGTCCGTCGGCACCTTCGGTTCCGGTTGGGGCTGGCTGGTGAAAAAAGCTGACGGTTCCCTGGCCCTGGCCAGCACCATCGGCGCCGGCAACCCGCTGACCAGCGGCGACACCCCGCTGCTGACCTGCGATGTCTGGGAACACGCTTACTACATCGACTACCGCAACGTGCGTCCAAAGTATGTGGAAGCGTTCTGGAACCTGGTCAACTGGAAGTTCGTGGCTGAGCAGTTCGAAGGCAAAACCTTCACTGCCTAA